From Oncorhynchus mykiss isolate Arlee chromosome 6, USDA_OmykA_1.1, whole genome shotgun sequence, the proteins below share one genomic window:
- the LOC110506978 gene encoding SKI family transcriptional corepressor 1 homolog-B-like isoform X4, protein MESIPNQQPAGRDSSSSPSSKQDVQPFSSPISLKPNQVSETALYGVHIVSLVIDGQERLCLAQISNTLLKNYSYNEIHNRRVALGITCVQCTPVQLEILRRAGAMPISSRRCGMITKREAERLCKSFLGAHNPPKLPENFAFDVSHECAWGSRGSFIPARYNSSRAKCIKCTYCNMYFSPNKFIFHSHRTPESKYTQPDAANFNSWRRHLKLTDKSSSDDVAHAWEDVKAMFNGGSRKRTLPMSGSSMSSPLKSHSTSNPTQRSSPEVPHKTLRCDEDRGRPNISLSNGVRNYPVIPVPSKSFGMLQKIQPPLFPHPYGFPAFGLCQKKDDGVGETNKTNVSGVFWPGAKDSIYPSFPMFWPTAGGLPMPPYQQSPPKPPTELLSVRQSDLELSDQSDRCANTPKDSFQDSERCSSSQSTRNEEDKSGDEARSTEGLPTTPRKINYISAFRPVVKDAESIAKLYGNRDTYSGVRSGYLSPDFVSESSSYRSMSPDVDSVDDPDVDVESNRAHEDEESVQLSVEDRQSPPPLNSAHSGPEDSRELGTSPGPQPEDPHSGSSDDERQGGQVSERHDTPVYEVYTHEKDGHMPLNGPSTFGSKHSSPLQSNGVLHVSDPHKQRSPTREDVPQRAYQDQAKESPPCDGALRQHDVSRIHEKDIENMAKEELQKQLVEQVELRKKLEREFQSLKGPNEEGTVLQRRDGPTTSYCPRHVVQRVGSRKKGALCNTTEAER, encoded by the exons ATGGAGTCGATACCCAATCAACAACCAGCGGGACGAGACTCCAGCTCTTCCCCCAGCTCCAAGCAGGACGTTCAGCCCTTCTCCAGCCCCATCTCCCTGAAGCCTAACCAAGTCAGCGAGACCGCGTTGTATGGAGTGCACATCGTGTCTTTGGTCATAGATGGCCAGGAAAGACTTTGCTTGGCGCAGATATCCAACACATTGCTAAAGAACTACAGTTACAACGAAATCCATAACCGACGCGTTGCTCTTGGAATCACCTGCGTCCAGTGCACGCCCGTCCAGCTCGAGATACTGAGGCGCGCTGGTGCCATGCCAATCTCCTCGCGGCGCTGCGGTATGATCACTAAGCGGGAGGCGGAGAGGCTATGTAAATCATTCCTCGGTGCTCACAACCCACCAAAGCTACCGGAAAATTTCGCTTTTGATGTCTCTCATGAATGCGCGTGGGGAAGCAGAGGTAGCTTCATACCTGCCAGGTATAACAGCTCGAGGGCCAAGTGCATTAAATGCACATATTgtaacatgtatttttccccGAATAAATTCATATTCCACTCCCATCGCACTCCCGAGTCCAAGTATACACAGCCAGATGCAGCAAACTTCAATTCGTGGAGGCGCCATCTCAAACTAACAGACAAAAGCTCTTCGGATGATGTTGCCCACGCGTGGGAGGATGTTAAAGCGATGTTCAACGGGGGAAGTCGTAAGAGGACGCTACCTATGAGTGGGTCATCCATGTCCTCTCCTTTGAAGTCACATTCCACCAGTAACCCAACCCAAAGAAGTTCCCCCGAGGTACCCCATAAAACGTTGCGCTGTGACGAAGACCGAGGTAGGCCTAACATCAGTCTGTCAAATGGCGTCCGGAACTACCCGGTTATCCCTGTGCCCAGTAAGAGCTTTGGGATGCTTCAAAAGATCCAGCCACCGCTCTTCCCCCACCCGTATGGATTCCCTGCGTTTGGACTGTGTCAAAAGAAGGACGACGGAGTGGGAGAGACAAATAAAACCAACGTTTCGGGTGTCTTTTGGCCAGGAGCAAAGGACAGTATCTATCCCTCTTTCCCGATGTTTTGGCCAACAGCAGGTGGCCTGCCGATGCCACCGTATCAACAGTCACCACCCAAACCACCCACAGAGCTCTTAAGTGTCAGACAGAGTGATCTCGAGTTATCGGATCAAAGTGACCGGTGCGCAAACACACCTAAGGATAGCTTTCAAGACAGCGAACGGTGCTCCAGCTCACAATCCACCCGGAACGAGGAGGATAAATCCGGGGATGAGGCCCGGTCGACGGAAGGACTCCCCACAACTCCACGGAAGATAAATTACATCTCTGCGTTCAGACCTGTGGTGAAAGACGCCGAAAGCATTGCAAAGCTATACGGCAACAGGGACACGTACAGCGGTGTGCGCTCTGGTTACCTATCGCCAGATTTCGTGAGTGAAAGTTCTAGCTATAGGTCTATGTCCCCGGATGTGGATAGCGTGGACGACCCAGACGTTGACGTGGAGTCAAACAGGGCACACGAGGATGAAGAGTCAGTCCAACTGTCAGTGGAGGACCGTCAGAGTCCCCCGCCCCTCAACTCAGCCCATTCCGGGCCTGAAGATAGTCGAGAGCTGGGGACAAGTCCAGGACCACAACCGGAAGATCCCCACTCCGGGTCCTCTGATGACGAGAGGCAGGGTGGACAGGTGTCAGAGCGCCATGATACACCGGTGTACGAA GTGTACACACATGAAAAGGATGGACACATGCCTTTGAACGGTCCATCTACGTTTGGATCAAAACATAGCAGCCCATTGCAATCGAACG GTGTACTCCATGTTTCCGACCCACACAAACAACGTTCTCCTACAAGAGAGGACGTTCCACAGAGAGCCTATCAGGACCAAGCAAAGGAAAGCCCACcat GCGATGGGGCATTACGTCAGCATGACGTCAGTAGGATCCACGAAAAAGATATCGAAAACATGGCTAAAG AGGAACTTCAGAAACAGCTTGTCGAACAAGTGGAGCTCAGAAAAAAGTTGGAACGCGAATTTCAAAGTTTAAAAG GACCAAATGAAGAGGGAACTGTCCTACAGAGAAGAGATGGTCCAACAACTTCATATTGTCCGAG ACACGTTGTGCAGCGAGTTGGATCAAGAAAGAAAGGCGCGTTATGCAATACAACAGAAGCTGAAAGGTAA